A section of the Aminiphilus circumscriptus DSM 16581 genome encodes:
- a CDS encoding ATP-binding cassette domain-containing protein: MAFHYALSADLGPEQREAAHAPPLSSAAIEVRGLWKIYSRQKGDVLPPGIVENPEALEALEKERRVVVAVRDAAFSVEPGETFIVMGLSGSGKSTLIRCLMRLVEPTAGNISVNGRNVTAMTPQELVHFRRTEVAMVFQHYGLLPHRTVLENASFGLKLRGEEATARTDKAKEILSRVGLEGWGRAYPASLSGGMRQRVGIARALVMDSPILFMDEPFSGLDPLIRRELQDELIRLQRTLRKTIFFVTHDLSEALRLGDRMAVMRKGSIVQIGSPDDIIADPADDYVARFVQDEREQVARAERRMAEHRAG, from the coding sequence GTGGCTTTCCATTACGCACTCTCCGCCGATCTCGGTCCGGAACAGAGAGAGGCGGCGCACGCGCCGCCTCTCTCTTCCGCCGCCATCGAAGTTCGGGGGCTCTGGAAGATCTATTCCAGGCAGAAGGGCGACGTGCTGCCTCCGGGGATTGTGGAGAATCCCGAGGCGCTGGAGGCTTTGGAGAAGGAACGACGGGTCGTGGTGGCCGTTCGAGATGCGGCGTTCTCCGTGGAGCCGGGGGAGACCTTTATTGTCATGGGGCTCTCCGGCAGCGGAAAATCCACTCTCATCCGCTGTCTCATGCGCCTGGTGGAACCCACGGCGGGAAACATCTCCGTGAACGGGCGGAATGTGACGGCCATGACGCCCCAGGAGTTGGTGCATTTCCGCAGGACGGAGGTGGCCATGGTCTTTCAGCACTACGGTCTCCTGCCGCACCGGACGGTTCTGGAAAACGCCTCCTTCGGCCTGAAGCTCCGAGGAGAGGAGGCAACGGCCCGAACGGACAAAGCAAAGGAGATCCTCTCCCGAGTCGGGCTCGAAGGATGGGGAAGAGCCTATCCCGCCTCCCTGTCGGGGGGCATGCGCCAGCGCGTGGGCATCGCCAGGGCTCTCGTCATGGATTCTCCCATCCTTTTCATGGACGAACCTTTCAGCGGTCTTGATCCCCTCATTCGCAGAGAACTCCAGGACGAGCTGATCCGCCTCCAGAGGACGCTCCGGAAGACCATCTTCTTCGTCACCCACGACCTCTCCGAGGCGCTGCGCCTGGGGGACCGCATGGCGGTCATGCGCAAGGGGAGCATTGTCCAGATCGGCTCCCCCGACGACATCATCGCCGACCCCGCCGACGACTACGTGGCCCGCTTCGTTCAGGACGAGCGGGAGCAGGTTGCCCGGGCGGAGCGCCGCATGGCGGAACACCGCGCCGGATAG
- a CDS encoding metallophosphoesterase family protein, producing MPWESDPDAPATCEAGSSFRSVTFIHCADLHLGSPGNGPAISERGRERNASERLAERLRNAPSEALANLVTIALERRVDFVLFAGDVFDSEDRTLASQLDFRKQVQRLSAGGIASYLVHGNHDPLSGWEARLDLPPSVHRFGPKVTSLPILREGRVVARVYGFSYPRRDVTRNVVEEFRAAAQEPESAGEGVFRIGLLHANVGGRAGHENYAPCSLDDLCAAGMDYWALGHVHEREILREREPFVAYPGTFQSRRRGETGPRGCFAVTLTPGSRHVRCEFIPVDAVRRYRHTLNLSSVETEERLLGALSELKESVRADAEGRMALLQVRFEGRTALHGALLRKNLGEEFAVHCNAGEVERDDCVWLLPPEDRTAPCVAVEELRGGDHFVGDVLRSLENMRACPDVSLLTRLLSEDPESRGWERREIRNILTSLSSGEIREIFGASEAMLLDGLLREEA from the coding sequence ATGCCCTGGGAATCCGATCCCGATGCACCAGCGACGTGCGAGGCGGGGTCCTCGTTTCGGTCCGTGACCTTCATCCATTGTGCAGATCTTCACCTGGGTAGCCCCGGAAATGGTCCTGCGATTTCCGAAAGGGGCCGGGAGCGCAATGCGTCGGAGCGACTGGCGGAACGCTTGCGGAACGCTCCTTCCGAGGCTCTTGCGAATCTGGTGACAATCGCGCTGGAGCGTCGGGTTGACTTCGTGCTCTTTGCCGGTGACGTGTTCGACAGCGAGGACCGGACCCTCGCGTCGCAGCTCGATTTCCGCAAGCAAGTGCAGCGCCTTTCTGCGGGAGGTATCGCCTCTTATCTGGTGCACGGCAACCACGATCCGCTTTCCGGGTGGGAGGCTCGGCTGGACCTCCCCCCCTCGGTGCACCGTTTCGGCCCGAAGGTCACGAGTCTTCCCATTCTCCGCGAGGGGCGCGTCGTGGCCCGGGTCTACGGCTTCAGCTATCCCCGGAGGGACGTGACGCGCAACGTGGTGGAGGAGTTCCGCGCAGCCGCCCAGGAACCGGAGAGCGCCGGCGAGGGCGTTTTCCGCATCGGCCTCCTGCACGCCAACGTGGGAGGCCGGGCGGGACACGAGAACTACGCTCCCTGCTCCCTTGACGACCTCTGTGCCGCCGGCATGGATTATTGGGCTCTCGGGCACGTGCACGAACGGGAAATCCTCCGTGAAAGAGAGCCTTTCGTGGCCTATCCGGGAACGTTTCAAAGCCGCAGGCGCGGCGAGACCGGCCCCAGGGGGTGTTTTGCGGTGACCCTGACCCCGGGTTCCCGGCACGTGCGGTGCGAGTTCATCCCCGTGGACGCGGTGCGTCGATACCGGCACACGCTCAATCTTTCTTCCGTGGAGACGGAGGAACGGCTTCTCGGTGCTCTTTCGGAACTCAAGGAGTCGGTTCGTGCGGACGCGGAGGGGCGGATGGCCCTCCTTCAGGTTCGCTTCGAGGGGCGGACCGCTCTGCACGGAGCGCTTCTCCGCAAGAATCTCGGCGAGGAATTTGCGGTGCATTGCAACGCCGGTGAGGTGGAGCGGGACGATTGCGTCTGGCTTCTTCCTCCGGAGGATCGAACCGCTCCCTGCGTCGCGGTGGAGGAGTTGCGCGGAGGCGATCATTTCGTGGGGGACGTGCTGCGCTCTCTGGAAAACATGCGTGCCTGCCCGGATGTCTCCCTGCTCACGCGTCTCCTTTCCGAGGACCCGGAATCCCGGGGATGGGAGCGGCGAGAAATCCGGAACATCCTCACCTCTCTTTCTTCCGGGGAGATCCGGGAGATCTTCGGCGCCTCCGAGGCGATGCTTTTGGACGGACTGCTTCGGGAGGAGGCCTGA
- a CDS encoding BMC domain-containing protein: MNGEALGLIETRGLVGAIEAADAMVKAANVHLIGYEKIGSGYVTVMVRGDVGAVKAAVDAGAAAAKRVGEIVSIHVIPRPHADTEKILPKIG; encoded by the coding sequence ATGAACGGAGAAGCGCTGGGATTGATTGAAACACGAGGACTTGTGGGAGCCATCGAGGCCGCCGACGCCATGGTGAAGGCCGCCAATGTGCACCTCATCGGCTACGAGAAGATCGGATCGGGCTACGTGACCGTTATGGTTCGGGGCGATGTGGGCGCCGTCAAGGCCGCAGTGGATGCGGGCGCGGCGGCGGCCAAGCGCGTGGGTGAGATCGTTTCCATTCACGTCATCCCCAGGCCGCATGCGGACACGGAAAAGATCCTGCCCAAAATCGGGTAG
- a CDS encoding ABC transporter substrate-binding protein: MKKTVLWFLFAAVLAVAPVAAAESVIFVDFSWDSVQVHNRIAGFILEHGFGYAPEYVFAESMPGLMAIERGDAHLSMEGWVDNVVEWWEKAQTRKTVVDLGSTFPDAPQGWYVPTYMIKGDAARGIAPVAPDLKSVADLPKYWELFKDPENPKKGRFYNGPTGWMVHTINNVKLRTYGLEETFESFAPGSETALSTAIKTAYDRGRPILAYYWEPTWVLGKYDMTLLEEPPYDESRWGEGKDYGCAFPKARVLILMNAKFAEAHPEVRRFLEVYETTLEQNNKVLAFMFESGATVERAAEWFLKEYEAVWAAWLAPEIAGKVRAALEALP; encoded by the coding sequence GTGAAGAAGACAGTGCTGTGGTTTCTCTTTGCGGCGGTTTTGGCCGTCGCTCCCGTCGCTGCGGCGGAATCGGTGATTTTCGTCGATTTCAGCTGGGACAGTGTGCAGGTGCACAACCGCATCGCCGGTTTCATCCTGGAACATGGATTCGGCTACGCGCCGGAATACGTCTTTGCCGAGTCCATGCCGGGGCTGATGGCCATCGAGCGCGGAGACGCCCATCTCTCCATGGAAGGATGGGTGGACAACGTGGTGGAATGGTGGGAAAAGGCTCAGACCAGAAAGACTGTGGTGGATCTGGGGTCCACTTTTCCGGATGCTCCCCAGGGGTGGTACGTACCGACGTACATGATCAAGGGCGACGCGGCCCGGGGCATTGCTCCCGTCGCGCCGGACCTGAAGTCCGTGGCGGACTTGCCCAAGTACTGGGAACTCTTCAAGGATCCGGAGAACCCTAAGAAGGGGCGTTTCTACAATGGGCCCACGGGATGGATGGTGCATACCATCAACAACGTGAAGCTCAGGACCTACGGTCTGGAGGAAACCTTCGAATCCTTCGCGCCCGGCTCCGAGACGGCCCTTTCCACGGCCATCAAGACCGCCTATGACCGGGGACGTCCCATTCTGGCCTACTACTGGGAGCCTACGTGGGTTCTCGGCAAGTACGACATGACACTTCTGGAGGAACCGCCCTACGACGAATCCCGCTGGGGAGAGGGAAAGGACTACGGCTGTGCCTTTCCCAAGGCGAGAGTGCTCATTCTCATGAACGCGAAATTCGCCGAGGCCCATCCGGAGGTGCGGCGTTTTCTGGAGGTCTACGAGACCACGCTGGAGCAGAACAACAAGGTGCTGGCCTTCATGTTCGAGTCCGGTGCCACGGTGGAGCGGGCGGCGGAGTGGTTCCTGAAGGAGTACGAGGCGGTCTGGGCAGCGTGGCTGGCCCCGGAGATTGCGGGGAAGGTACGGGCCGCTCTGGAGGCGCTTCCCTAG
- a CDS encoding choline/carnitine O-acyltransferase, with protein sequence MERNEEGHGMHEPVLASPRKECVEVPEGIFAFQEKLPRLPVPDLGDTCRRYLEWIRPLLDDRAFAITTEATEAFAGATGPGRELQRRLVERASRPDVPNWLEPFWEDMYLSFRDSLVIHSSVFYALEEREKEWSSRAASLVLGALAFRRKILEESLPPDMERGEPLCMAQFRRVFGTTRVPCASRDVLRFAADGNGKTAEHVVVLRRGRLFRMDLPCASSRSYCGSDELAATFRDIDERCRSTPATFPVGVFTALPRERWAALRRRLAAIPGNEELLESVETALFAICCDEAVPEDFSGLGAALLAGETANRWYDKSVQFVVFPDGGAGIVMEHAGTDGSVMVRLAAHLATEAPRREGASGGIRPALRELRFAFDEELLGEVHRALRVVEEHSRSVCVRAWSFDAFGKDRIKRAGVSSDAFVQLALQLAQRRLFGVCRTTYQAVMTRRFLHGRTEAMRPVTSASVAFVNAAAVRNARIAAKSQAGTCALLLRKAAACHVERVGLCKAGFGVDRHLWGLLRIAAAESLERPALYDDLGWRTLSRNTFSTSTTAADGLRLAGFGPVVEDGYGFRYLSYADRFHLFLSGWRHDRTSLPSLQETLHEALEDLLGFLEAESGPGA encoded by the coding sequence ATGGAACGAAACGAAGAGGGGCATGGCATGCACGAGCCCGTGCTCGCGTCGCCGCGGAAGGAATGCGTGGAAGTCCCGGAGGGGATCTTTGCCTTTCAGGAAAAACTGCCCCGCCTTCCCGTTCCGGACCTGGGCGACACGTGCCGCCGCTATCTCGAATGGATACGCCCTCTTCTGGACGACCGGGCCTTCGCCATCACCACGGAGGCGACGGAGGCGTTCGCGGGGGCGACGGGTCCTGGCCGCGAGCTGCAGCGCCGCCTCGTGGAGAGGGCGTCCCGACCGGATGTCCCCAACTGGCTGGAACCCTTCTGGGAGGACATGTATCTCTCCTTTCGGGACTCCCTGGTGATTCACTCCTCGGTGTTCTACGCCCTGGAGGAACGGGAGAAGGAGTGGTCTTCCCGGGCGGCCTCCCTCGTCCTCGGTGCGCTCGCCTTTCGGAGAAAAATCCTGGAGGAATCGCTTCCTCCGGATATGGAGCGGGGAGAGCCGCTCTGCATGGCCCAGTTCCGGCGGGTCTTCGGGACCACCCGTGTTCCCTGTGCTTCAAGGGACGTGCTCCGTTTCGCCGCCGACGGGAACGGGAAAACGGCGGAACACGTGGTGGTGCTTCGCCGGGGGCGTCTTTTTCGGATGGATCTCCCATGCGCTTCGTCGCGCTCTTACTGTGGTTCGGACGAACTGGCGGCGACCTTCCGGGACATCGACGAACGGTGTCGTTCCACTCCGGCGACCTTCCCCGTCGGAGTGTTCACCGCTCTTCCCCGGGAACGATGGGCCGCCTTGCGGCGGCGTCTCGCGGCGATTCCGGGCAACGAGGAACTCCTCGAAAGCGTCGAGACGGCTCTCTTCGCGATCTGCTGCGACGAGGCGGTGCCGGAAGACTTTTCCGGCCTCGGCGCGGCTCTTCTCGCCGGGGAGACGGCGAACCGCTGGTACGACAAGTCCGTGCAGTTCGTGGTCTTTCCAGACGGCGGCGCGGGGATCGTCATGGAGCATGCCGGAACGGACGGATCCGTCATGGTCCGTCTCGCGGCACATCTCGCGACGGAGGCACCCCGCCGGGAAGGGGCTTCCGGCGGCATCCGTCCCGCATTGCGGGAACTCCGCTTCGCCTTTGACGAGGAGCTTCTCGGAGAAGTCCATCGTGCTCTCCGTGTCGTGGAGGAACATTCCCGAAGCGTGTGTGTCCGGGCCTGGTCCTTCGATGCCTTTGGCAAGGATCGGATCAAGCGGGCGGGAGTGAGTTCCGACGCCTTCGTGCAGCTGGCGCTCCAGCTCGCCCAGCGGCGGCTTTTCGGCGTCTGCCGCACCACCTATCAGGCAGTGATGACCCGTCGGTTTCTCCATGGCCGTACCGAGGCCATGCGCCCCGTAACGTCCGCGTCGGTTGCCTTCGTCAACGCCGCAGCGGTGCGAAACGCCCGGATCGCCGCAAAGAGCCAGGCGGGAACATGTGCCCTCCTTCTGCGAAAGGCCGCCGCGTGTCACGTGGAGCGGGTTGGGCTCTGCAAGGCCGGGTTTGGCGTGGACCGCCATCTCTGGGGTCTGCTTCGGATCGCCGCCGCCGAATCCCTGGAACGCCCCGCCCTTTACGACGACCTCGGGTGGCGTACCCTGAGCCGCAACACCTTCTCCACCAGCACCACCGCGGCGGATGGGCTCCGCCTCGCCGGATTCGGACCCGTCGTGGAGGACGGCTACGGTTTCCGCTATCTTTCCTATGCCGACCGCTTTCACCTTTTCCTCTCGGGGTGGCGGCACGACCGCACCTCTCTTCCGTCGCTTCAGGAGACGCTTCACGAGGCGCTGGAGGATCTGCTCGGCTTTCTCGAGGCGGAAAGCGGTCCCGGCGCGTGA
- a CDS encoding ABC transporter permease — protein MFPKTLEYHIAPAVNSFIDWLVVDHAAFFDAVSAGILSLLLKVNRFLIWLPWWSVLLAVALLGVYATRRPLAGAFLGLLLFPIGMFGLWSMAMETLSVVITAVFLALILGVPVGVLMAERRGASLVLRPLLDAMQTMPSFVYLIPAMMLFGLGKVPAVLATLIYSLPPVIRLTELGLRQVPKAVEEAALAYGATRWQLLREVRIPLAMPSILAGVNQTTMMALAMVVVASMIGARGLGQEVLLAINRIDVGRGFEAGSSVVLLAIVIDRITQSLARRWEPPTR, from the coding sequence GTGTTTCCGAAAACTCTCGAATATCACATTGCGCCTGCGGTGAACTCCTTCATCGACTGGCTTGTGGTGGATCACGCGGCCTTCTTCGACGCCGTGTCGGCGGGCATCCTTTCCCTGCTGCTCAAGGTGAACCGTTTTCTCATCTGGCTTCCCTGGTGGTCGGTACTCCTTGCTGTGGCGCTTTTGGGCGTCTATGCCACCCGGCGTCCTCTCGCGGGGGCCTTCCTCGGTCTTCTTCTTTTTCCCATCGGTATGTTCGGTCTCTGGTCCATGGCCATGGAGACGCTCTCGGTGGTCATCACGGCGGTGTTCCTTGCCCTGATCCTGGGGGTCCCCGTGGGGGTGCTCATGGCGGAGCGCCGGGGGGCCTCGCTCGTCCTTCGGCCTCTTCTGGATGCCATGCAGACCATGCCTAGTTTCGTCTACCTCATTCCCGCCATGATGCTCTTCGGCCTCGGCAAGGTTCCGGCGGTGCTCGCAACGCTTATCTACTCTCTTCCTCCGGTGATCCGCCTCACCGAACTCGGGCTTCGTCAGGTTCCCAAGGCGGTTGAAGAGGCCGCCCTCGCCTACGGAGCCACCCGGTGGCAGCTTCTCCGGGAGGTGCGCATTCCCCTGGCCATGCCTTCCATTCTCGCCGGTGTGAACCAAACCACCATGATGGCCCTCGCCATGGTCGTGGTGGCCTCCATGATCGGCGCCCGCGGTCTCGGGCAGGAGGTGCTCCTCGCCATCAACCGCATTGACGTGGGGCGTGGTTTCGAGGCAGGGTCCAGCGTGGTGCTCCTCGCCATCGTCATCGACCGCATTACCCAGAGCCTCGCCAGGCGCTGGGAGCCTCCGACGCGCTAG
- a CDS encoding EutP/PduV family microcompartment system protein, whose amino-acid sequence MVVGPSGAGKTTLLTALGLMEQKHGGKTEMVSYTSRSIDTPGEMLENPRYYSVLLMNAPKAALVLFVADPTGNVRFPSRMAQAFRAPVLGVVTKVDVSTPEERERAKERLRSAGAREVVDCSPVTGEGMDRLKSSIERMSREVFRA is encoded by the coding sequence ATGGTCGTCGGCCCCAGCGGCGCGGGAAAGACGACGCTTTTGACCGCTCTCGGCCTGATGGAACAGAAGCACGGCGGCAAGACCGAGATGGTCTCCTACACGTCCCGGTCCATTGATACGCCCGGGGAGATGCTCGAGAATCCGCGCTATTATTCCGTCCTTCTGATGAATGCCCCCAAGGCGGCGTTGGTGCTTTTCGTAGCGGACCCGACGGGAAACGTGCGGTTTCCTTCCAGGATGGCCCAGGCGTTCCGGGCTCCGGTCCTGGGAGTGGTGACGAAAGTGGACGTGAGCACTCCCGAGGAACGGGAGAGAGCGAAGGAACGCCTGCGAAGCGCGGGAGCGAGGGAGGTGGTCGACTGCTCGCCAGTGACCGGAGAGGGAATGGATCGCCTGAAGTCTTCCATTGAACGCATGTCTAGGGAGGTGTTCCGTGCATGA
- a CDS encoding BMC domain-containing protein produces MTETKQRIVQEYVPGKQITLAHIIRNPRRDFCERLGVDQPGAVGIMTITPGEGAIIAGDAATKAANIHVEFVDRFTGCLMFTGEVTAVETALKGAVMTLESVLGFVPAPITRT; encoded by the coding sequence GTGACGGAGACGAAGCAGCGCATCGTCCAGGAGTACGTGCCCGGAAAACAGATCACGCTGGCCCACATCATCCGGAATCCAAGACGGGATTTCTGCGAGCGCCTTGGCGTGGATCAGCCCGGTGCGGTGGGCATCATGACCATTACGCCGGGAGAGGGCGCCATCATCGCCGGCGATGCCGCCACAAAAGCCGCCAACATTCATGTGGAGTTCGTGGATCGTTTCACCGGATGTCTCATGTTCACCGGAGAAGTGACCGCGGTGGAGACCGCTCTCAAGGGAGCCGTTATGACGCTGGAATCGGTGCTTGGATTCGTCCCCGCGCCGATCACCAGAACATAA
- the pduB gene encoding propanediol utilization microcompartment protein PduB translates to MAEQDVMKKVMDEVMKRLAPEIPKEAPANDAVCVPAAVTEFIGTGMGHTLGLVIANVEPRLHEKMGIDKKYRSIGIISDRVGAGPQLMAADEAVKATNTEIVSVELPRDTEGGCGHGCLIVFGAEDVSDARRAVEVTLGNLDTYFGDVWANDVGYLELQYTARASYCLNKALGAPLGKAFGLILGAPAGIGVVISDTALKAAEIDPFAYCSPSKGTSLTNEAFIMVTGDSGAVRQSIISAREVGVKLLHSLGTKPKSLTVPYI, encoded by the coding sequence ATGGCAGAACAGGACGTCATGAAGAAGGTCATGGACGAAGTCATGAAGCGCCTCGCTCCCGAGATCCCCAAGGAGGCGCCTGCGAACGACGCCGTCTGCGTGCCCGCCGCGGTCACCGAGTTCATCGGGACCGGCATGGGGCACACCCTCGGGCTCGTCATCGCCAACGTGGAGCCCCGCCTCCACGAAAAGATGGGCATCGACAAGAAGTATCGCTCCATCGGGATCATCTCCGACCGCGTCGGTGCAGGCCCCCAGCTCATGGCCGCCGACGAGGCCGTGAAGGCCACCAACACGGAGATCGTCTCCGTGGAACTGCCCCGTGACACCGAGGGCGGCTGCGGCCACGGCTGCCTCATCGTCTTCGGCGCCGAGGATGTCTCCGACGCCCGTCGCGCCGTCGAAGTGACCCTGGGCAACCTGGACACCTATTTCGGCGACGTGTGGGCCAACGACGTGGGATACCTGGAACTGCAGTACACCGCCCGGGCGAGCTACTGCCTCAACAAGGCCCTGGGTGCTCCTCTGGGCAAGGCCTTCGGGCTCATCCTCGGCGCTCCCGCCGGTATCGGCGTGGTCATCTCCGACACCGCCCTGAAGGCAGCCGAGATCGATCCCTTCGCCTACTGTTCCCCCAGCAAGGGCACGAGCCTCACGAACGAAGCGTTCATCATGGTCACGGGTGATTCCGGTGCGGTGCGGCAGTCCATCATCTCCGCCCGCGAAGTGGGAGTCAAGCTCCTTCACTCCCTCGGAACCAAGCCCAAGTCCCTCACCGTTCCGTACATCTAG